In the genome of Ctenopharyngodon idella isolate HZGC_01 chromosome 19, HZGC01, whole genome shotgun sequence, one region contains:
- the 42sp43 gene encoding P43 5S RNA-binding protein-like isoform X2, with the protein MRFESHIARKAHDRRHIGYRCLYAECPISVHTWRNLRKHVASHPASFSCMVCKKAFRKRDALRRHKRTHALQKPVLLCPSQGCQAYFSTTFNLQHHIRKVHLQLLSHGCSFPDCSKTFAMRESLVRHMLRHEPDVAKLKHPHKRSSKSWQKRLEGRNRRPLVENLHSLFSLRMNITQRAKLEADLTGLFNERKIPHHVDPEVNLQDLFSVRPTPKVVG; encoded by the exons GTTATCGCTGTCTTTATGCTGAATGCCCCATCAGTGTGCACACTTGGAGGAATTTACGGAAACACGTGGCGAGTCACCCAG CATCGTTCTCCTGTATGGTATGTAAAAAGGCATTTCGGAAACGTGATGCCTTGAGGAGGCACAAGCGGACACATGCGTTGCAGAAGCCAGTTTTGCTATGTCCCAGTCAAGGTTGCCAGGCGTACTTTTCCACAACCTTCAACCTGCAGCACCATATTCGAAAGGTCCATCTGCAGCTTCTCTCACACGGCTGTTCCTTCCCTGACTGCAGCAAGACTTTTGCCATGCGC GAAAGCCTTGTCCGCCACATGTTGCGTCATGAACCTGATGTGGCCAAACTCAAG CACCCACATAAGCGGAGCAGCAAGAGTTGGCAGAAGCGGTTGGAAGGGCGAAATCGACGTCCTCTGGTTGAAAACCTTCACTCGCTTTTTTCATTGCGCATGAACATCACTCAGAGGGCCAAACTAGAAGCTGATCTGACGGGCCTGTTTAATGAGCGTAAAATCCCACACCACGTTGATCCTGAAGTAAACCTGCAAGATCTGTTCAGTGTCCGGCCAACTCCAAAGGTGGTTggttga